The Cryptomeria japonica chromosome 2, Sugi_1.0, whole genome shotgun sequence region acaagagtttgtccattggataaaggcattattcattggataaaagatttattcactAACCAAagctaaccaaaccctcccaaggtaaccttcatgtcatctcaaacatttaatgcttcttccttctcctctcaagccatttcatggtgacacttgtcattgtgggattgagttgaaagccatcacatggatcacaaacccatgaatcctggcccttgttgagatttcaATCTCAACCACCCATttatccatttttcctataaatagagtccattccttcttcaaaaggatccagAAATCTTATATGCAACAAACTTATAGTTATTTTGAGAGAACATTTAGGAgcattttctttgttattttgctgaaattaacatagactaattaggtgctttctcataatagtttatttacacttgcataggcatttgttcttattttcataatcatcttgaatcttcataagacatccatagatagtgcaaaaagttgagggctataatcatgtggaacttggagaggagaggaacaaggggcgagcaactatgagcatgttgggggGCATCTCAGGGGGTTTCCTTTCCCTCTTTCGTTTGTTTATGCTTCTTGTTGTGTGCttcttatctctcttgatatgcatgtttaggctcataagttcatttgtgttTCGCTTTTGTTGTCACTAACGTACTAATGATTTGAACTTGTCTTGTGCCTCCTTTTTAGCATGCATCGCatcaatatatttatttattatttcactgTCAATTTTGATTgtgtatatattatataaaaattaaataagaaTATAAATCTATACATATAAGAGGCTTATTGTGCTCCATATGTTATGGTAAACTTTCTCAAATTGAGAATTTTATTTGGAGGTTAATTTTGTAATAAGGTAAAAAATTGTTTTGCTCCTAACTTTTTCTCAGCCACTAGAAATTGAGTGTTGTTTTTTgtaaaagtgcatgttttttcaccACAAATCCAACGAGCATACTCACGCACTCTCATTATAAAGTGCCAATTTATGTGTTTTTTGGGGTTTGGTTACAAAGCACTCCTTCTATAAAGTGCCAAAAATAAGGGGGTCACCAAATATTAAATCAAGGGGGGTATCATGAGTCGTGCCTATGACCACTTCTATGATTTGTGTTATGAACACTTCCATACCTTCTTGAGTATTATGGGGATGTAGAATGTAGTCGTATGACATGCATTGCGATCTCATTACTTGTGAATCTAGAAATGCTTCACATAAAGCATGCATGATTCCTTGCAACAAATATGCATAATAGTTTTTAGCAGTGCGGGGCTAGAAACTAGTATTATGAGGTTCACTCTTTGGATCATGTGCAAACTTCAGAGACAACCACATCACTTCCTACACATCTAAAATGGGAAGTCATCTTGCACACATTTATGGTGTTTTTTAGTGAGTATGGATCATCTTCAGTATCCAATGTCGAGCATATACAAGCATCACATTATGGGGGGTTGCATAGCCTCTCATTTCTCTCATATGGAGGGAACATTCTTTGTACTTGTGCATAGATGTAGCTCTTGAGGGATCTTAATTAGTCATTTTCAGACTTTGAAATTTGTTCATAAACCTCCAAAGAGATTGTGACTTGCTTACAAAGACAATAATATTCTTTTGACCTTCGACCTGGTAACTTTAATACAAATAGATCATAAAATATGATAGTACTAAATATTTCACATCAAatctaattttaaatatatttgtcTATTATATATAATCATcactatatttatttattatttcaatcTCAACTTTGAGTGtgaatatattatataaaaattaaataaaattataagtctatatataataattaaataaaaaaagtcatatgtataaatataattattttatctttattttgtctttttattattttttgtcaaCACATTCATATAACTAAAATGAATCTCTTATTAATACTATAATTACACTTTCCAAAATAATTTTAAATCATCTACATTATTtactttaaattatttatttaaataaaatttatttgacaTCTATAAAAAAAGCAGACTAAGATTGTTAAATAAACCCTGaacattaaattttaaaaatgaatttagTCAATAAATAAACCAAATTAAAAGTCATTATCGAGGACCATTTCATACCTTCATTCCTCTCTAGCTAATTTATTTGAGATCCTCGTGCTACGACCTAATTGTATAATCGAAATTTCTCAACTACCATTCCAGAGCGTAAGTAAAACATTTACAGTTTCTTTGTTTCAACGATTTTATCATTTTACCCTGGGTAAACTTTATTTATTCTTCTGTTAATAAATATGTGGAGCGGCCTTTCCAAGAACATGATGAGGACTGCGCTTAGAATGGATGAATCTCTGTCTCCTTTGCTCCCATCTCTGCCCCACGAAATTGCATGGCGGTGCCTTGTCACACTGCCTCCTCGCAACAGAGCCATCGCCTCCTGCGTCTCCCGAGCCTGGGCGAATGCATGCAAAAACAAATCTTTCATTAGATCTCTTCGCCGCTCTCTCAATCTCCCAACAGAATACTGTATTTTCATCGCAGTTTTTGACAGCAGATTCAATGGAGACTACATCCATGCAACTCAGCATAATACGAAATGGCTGCTGCTCGACCCTCTCAGCCTTGGGGTCCAGGTTTTACCTAATCCCCTCTCTGCAATTTCTGTTGAAATGAATCTCTGTAGCGCAGCCACCAATAATCAGATCTTTCTGCCGCAAGTCAATCAGACGAAAGAAGGATTTTTTTCATACGATACTGTAGCGGGCCGCTGGAAATCTGTAGAGCTGCCCCAAGGAAAACGCTGCAGGAGATTTTGCTGCGCCGAAATGAAAGAATTCGTCTACCTTTGTGGCGGGCTCATAAATTTCACCGGAGAAGCTTCTAGAAGCGCTCTTCGTTACGACAGCCGAAACAATCAATGGGAAAAGCTTCCGGACATGATCATGCCAAGAATTGATTGTGCAGGTGTGAGAATGAATGATAAATTCTACGCTATAGGTGGATATTGCCATTCCCCTCGAGGTTTTCCCCAGATTCATGTTTCGGCAGAAAGATTCGATCCAGCGACTGGTCAGTGGACGCTGTTGCCGAATTTCTGCACAAGAGGGTTAAGATATGCGGAGGATTCGGCCATCACAGAATCTGATTTTGCTGCTGTGGAGAATAAGAGGCTTTTTGCGGTGCAACCTGAGTCGAATGAGGTGATGGAGTTGGATGGTGTGAAGGAGGAATGGAGGCATTTGGGATACATTGGAGGCGTTTGTGAGATGCGTGAGTGTGGGAATAATTATAAAATCTTGGGCGTTGGAAGTGAGCTGTGGGCGATCCAGTATACGGTGGGGAAATCAATAAAGATTTACTCGTGCACGCCAGGAGAATTGGAGAGTTTAAAATGGAGGCAAATTGATGTTAGAGGATTAGAGAGATTCGATCATGTTTTAACAGGCACAACAGTGGAAGTATAATAAAAAAGTTGCAGGTTTCAATGCAATCGAGATTTGTTATGTAGATTATAAGTGAGTAGTTATGTAAATTAATATAAATCTGTTTAACCATGATTTGGTACTTATTACGGTGCTATCGTCAATTACGTACTATTTAATTTGTCTAATGTTGCGTCCATACGATGATTTTGGTCCCACGGAAACTGTCCTCGTAAGGAATTAATATGGTCAAATGTCAATTTATTTCATTTCTGCTCCATACTTCTCAATTCAATTCAAACGATTTTGTGTTATGTATTTATATTTGGAGGTACTATTCATTTCGTATATCTCATCTATTCTTCATTCTCTTTCTCATTTGAGAAGCACTCAAATCCCAATTAAACATAGTGGCATATTATAGAAagtcttatttttatttattttttgatcaaTCTAATGGAACATGTCTTCTTATGACATAACAATAATTCTTTAAAAGTTATATTTAAATTCTACCAATTTCAAACATCCAAAATGAATAGAGAGGTAAGACATAGAGTAAATACATATATTAAGTAGATTTGACTCACCTTTTCACTTTTGTATTCACATTGTTATGTCCTTCTCAATTCGAGTTTCTCAGTGCTATTGTAAAATCTCGTTTACTCACCTACCCACCTTTGACTACCATATTAGAATTTCATTTTTAGATATGATATACCactattatttctatttttttatatacttTTCTAGTGGTTGACCTAGCTAAACGTGCATTTTTATGACATAACAATAATTCTTTAAAGGTGTGTTTAAATACTATCAATCTCAAATATTGAAAATGAATAGAGCAGACTAAGGTCAATTAGATGAGACACGAAGCAAAGACATGAATTGAATAGATCTAACTCACCTTTTCAGTTTTGTATTATTTTACATTCATATTGTTATGTCCCTTCATTTAGACTTTTTTAGTGTTATAGTGAAATCTCTTTTACTCACCCCAACCACCTTTGGCTGCCATATTAGGATTTCATTTTTAGATATGatataacattattatttttatcttttaaTCTAAAAAGTGCATTCTTGATCTTTATTGTCCTATATTTTCTTATTCCATGAAATTTTGGACATCTTGATCTTCCATTGTGAAGGAATGCTCATTGAAAGCATTTCATGGAGGCCCCATTTACTAAGAATTTGATCATTTATGTTTCTCACATTGAAAATAATGAGGATTATGACCATGATGTTCATATGaagaatcaagaatttacaaataaaCTTGTTACTTTGACCATAATAGAAACTTCTACATAGCTAGTTGATATGTTTTGTAATGTGTTAATCAATAAGAGATTTGGATTAGAGACTTTTCAGTAATTTATATTAAATATGATTAATCTATTATAGCAATGCATCTACTTCCAATCTTATTTTTTACTATTAATCAATCCTCCATTTTCTTCTACCACCACTACCCACCCTTATAACAATCTTACCAAGTTAGTTTCATCACAGATAACTTCTACCCTTTTTTGCACTATCACTCCTCTCTATGATTTGGCTCTTGGATATACCCTTCACGAGATACATCAACCAAATGATATATTACAAATATATCATTCTAGATCAAATGTCAAGATTAGGTAATTTTATTTTGTTAGATATTTAAAACTATtttctaataatatttttttatatgtaaTTGAGGGTTTTTCAAGGCCCTCCACTATGTAGACATTGAAAAACATCTATGTGACCATCCTAGCTTAAGTACTAAGGCCATATGACATGCCAATATTTTTCAAAGCACACTCCTAATCTAAGATTTGTTGGTCCGTTATGgttctttttgttgttgtttataGATACCGTATAACATCATTTTCATTGTCTTATTACTATTTTCTATTACACTTATAACCTTTTTCATTAACCATATCTTACCTTTGtccaatataaaaaaatattattcatgaaACAATACACTTTTAGTAtagtattaaaaaatatttttacaactacatatacaaatttatttaaaatataatataagtaTTAAATACCTCTCCAAAGTGTACAACATCTTCCTAAGAAAAGGTTAGATAAGGAGTCTCATAGCTTTGATTAAATTTAGGTTGTAACCTATTTGGCACTATCACTCCTATTTGGTCAGTTACTTTGTTTTGCTATCTTTGTGACTGGTtttattctagttttagtttttgATGGTTTGCATGCTAGATTTGTAATGCGCTGGGGCCCTTCCCcacttattttttataaaaaaaattcttaacAATAAAGTAAGATATTTTGCCAAAATCATGTAGAATAATTATTGATGTCTACATTAAGCCTAAAATTTGAAGGTCACCCCTACTTGACATATGAAAATTTGATCATTTCAATGTCTTTaatttcacaattaaaaaaaacatattagtggtcaaaaaaatatttgttatgaataatttaatataaaatattttatatttacatatttttgtcaattttatcaATCATAGATATTTAATAAAtgtcaaaatcttaaattttatctattatgacaatttttttattaaaatatattaaaatttaacaaaatttctaaattcatataagaaaatagaaactattctaaaaattcatattagaatattttaaaaattagaaatgtAACTATATCctatcttttcaaaattttctaaatcaatttctatttttatataataaatattataaaatactatatattaatttataaattagaATACTATATTGTATTTTACTATAATACATTTTTATGGCTTATTAATAACGTAAAGTGTCATAtgtataatttttatatattaatattatacatTAGAATACTATATTGTATTTTACTATAATACATTTTTATGGCTTATTAACAACTTAAAGTGTCATATCTACAATTTGATCAAAATATAACATGTCATTCCATATAGTCTAATAAATTTAAAAGTTGTCATACACAATCTAAAAGTGAAAAAAGGACATATAGGGGAAAAGTACCAATAGTCGTTATAACTAATTTTGTGGGCCCATAGATAATAAATGATACATTGGATTTCAACGATTTCTTTTGGTTATCTCTGCATGTGACTTAGCTTCTTGTAGTTATTGTTCTAGCTTTTGGGTAGTAAGACACATGCTATGTGATCtattatgcatgcaagggtcaaaaagagATCATTTGAAAGTGTCACCTAATACCTACTTAAAGAGATCCTAATAAATGTGCACTACATCCACCTCAAAAAAAGCCAATACTTATGTACAAATACCCCAATAGTAGTGTGCTATGGGTACCATTAAAGTTGCACAACCCCTCCAATTAAAGTACAAAAATTCTAAGTACTGGGGGTAAGGTGGGCGACTactggtacatgtgaaatttattaatgcgtttttagttatcattttttgatTTATGTAAAGCTAATAATTGGAAGGTTGGGTGAGAAAGGAGTGAACGATAATCTAAACATAGGTGTTATCTAGTACTCTTCACTTAAACCATCAAATTCTAGGCTTGGTCTACATCATCAAAGTCTTTTTTTGGGGTAAAGAATAATACATGTGTGGTTTTATTGAAAAATTGTAATGAGTGGATACGgttacatgaaacataaacatttTCCAATCCCCTCTGAAATATCTATACAAATACGTCTCTCTAGCAAATTTGGCTatgttgaaatgaaatgaaatgaagtgtgATGAAAAAATCGATCTTGATTTACGCGTGCAACCAAGGAGAGTAGTTGGGAGGGTAACAAGTATAAAATAGAAGCAAATTGGGATTCAATCATGATTTATCACGCACAATCATATTTTGTTCCTTTCTCTAAGGTATTGCAGATAAGTTGATGTGCAAGTTTAACTAGCCATTGTTTTATAAATTATCATGAGTCCAAATTCATTCTAAGCACATCCAACTTactttctttatgtcctcaatttgTGTTGTGTATCTCAATTCAATTGCAATGTTTTACTCATCACTATGTTCCATCAATTTAAACTACAACATTTCAAAATATTTGTACCATATGGATGGATGGATacatacaaaaatatatattttagtgTCATATAATCAATATAATATTTGGACAGAGACAAATACTATAGAATATCACATACCATTAGTCTTATGTATCTTTTCTTAACACCAAGCCTAACTAATTAAATCTTTAAACTATATGATGCATAAATTTTTCataattagtattttgaaaagCCAAAAATAGGTGGCATATCGTTAGGGTTTCTAAATTTGGAGATGTCAAACTCTTTACAAAAACCTTTATTATTAATAGATTTGGATCCGACAATCTAAAATTATCAGCACCATGGTTAGCCTTTCCTTTTATCCTTGTCATTCACAGTGTGCCCTACAATGATCTCAACTTCAGACTTTGAAATTTCAtgcatttaaataatattttattaaaaaagagACCCAGACATTAAATTTTAACAATGAATTTATTATTACGAAAACTGTTTCTGGATACGATTGTGTACGATTTTTAAACATCAATGTTTCGGGAAACATCAACATTTCGGGTCACACTCTGTGATCTGTCATCAAGATAAATAAGAATTCAAGgagatgatggatcacagagtgtgatccgaaacattgatgttTAAAAATCTTACACAttcaaatccaaaaactgttttCCTTACTGTAATAGATTGTAGAAATTTGATAAAATTGAACGAATTTACTCCCTAAATAAACCATGTAAATATTAATTGTCATTATCGAGggccatttcatccattcattcgtTCCTCTCTAGCTAACGTATCATTCCTCATGAGATCCTCGTGCTACGAGCTAATTGTAAAATCGAAATTTCTCATCTACCATTCCAGAACTTGAAAAATTTAGAGCTCCTTTATTTCCACGATTTTATCATGTTACCGGGGGTATATGTTATTTATTCTTCTGTTAATAAATATGTGGAGCGGCCTTTCCAAGAACACGACTGGGCTTACAATGGATGAATCTCTAGTGTCTGCTTTGCTCCCATCTCTGCC contains the following coding sequences:
- the LOC131048517 gene encoding F-box/kelch-repeat protein At5g60570: MWSGLSKNMMRTALRMDESLSPLLPSLPHEIAWRCLVTLPPRNRAIASCVSRAWANACKNKSFIRSLRRSLNLPTEYCIFIAVFDSRFNGDYIHATQHNTKWLLLDPLSLGVQVLPNPLSAISVEMNLCSAATNNQIFLPQVNQTKEGFFSYDTVAGRWKSVELPQGKRCRRFCCAEMKEFVYLCGGLINFTGEASRSALRYDSRNNQWEKLPDMIMPRIDCAGVRMNDKFYAIGGYCHSPRGFPQIHVSAERFDPATGQWTLLPNFCTRGLRYAEDSAITESDFAAVENKRLFAVQPESNEVMELDGVKEEWRHLGYIGGVCEMRECGNNYKILGVGSELWAIQYTVGKSIKIYSCTPGELESLKWRQIDVRGLERFDHVLTGTTVEV